From the Lolium rigidum isolate FL_2022 chromosome 2, APGP_CSIRO_Lrig_0.1, whole genome shotgun sequence genome, one window contains:
- the LOC124692907 gene encoding probable dolichyl pyrophosphate Glc1Man9GlcNAc2 alpha-1,3-glucosyltransferase (The sequence of the model RefSeq protein was modified relative to this genomic sequence to represent the inferred CDS: added 47 bases not found in genome assembly) has product MTASTSPSPSPAAAAVWAFAAATCVKLLLVPTYRSTDFDVHRYWLALTHALPARQWYTDVSSQWTLDYPPFFAHFSRLLSLPAPLVDAALVSLPVPDAPPSSAYLLYLRLTVAFSDLLLLASVLLLATDARRRQRSFLALVLVLWSPALLAVDHVHFQYNGFLMGLLLLSLHFLEQGKDLAGGVVFAALLCSKHLFLVAAPVYFVYLFRHYCCGRGVVRGLGRLVLMGAGVLAVFAGAFAPFVYYGQMQQLFSRLFPFGRGLFHAYWAPNFWVFYIILDKILAFLLRRLGFDIEMPEGSFTRGLVGDSSPFSVLPKVTPMTTFLLVILAMTPCLVKAFTNPQPKHIIRWVAYACSCGFMFGWHVHEKASLHFTIPLALIAMDSLDDVRHYFLLSIVSCYSLFPLLFENQEYPIKVLLLLTYGALMWVGFSSHFVANSAWEGKKVNGSGNLVKKKFTGWISLGYLSGMFAIELWSRVFHHHVFGDRLPFLPLMMVSVYCGIGMMYSWMWQLSWIVRHT; this is encoded by the exons gtgggccttCGCCGCCGCCACCTGTGTCAAGCTCCTGCTCGTGCCCACCTACCGCTCCACCGATTTCGACGTGCACCGCTACTGGCTCGCCCTCACCCACGCGCTCCCGGCGCGGCAGTGGTACACCGACGTCTCCTCCCAGTGGACGCTCGACTACCCGCCCTTCTTCGCCCACTTCTcccgcctcctctccctcccgGCGCCCCTCGTCGACGCCGCCCTAGTCTCCCTCCCCGTGCCCGACGCGCCGCCCTCCTCAGCCTACCTCCTCTACCTCCGCCTCACCGTCGCCTTCtcggacctcctcctcctcgcgtccGTGCTCCTCCTGGCGACGGACGCTCGCCGGAGGCAGCGCTCGTTCCTTGCTCTCGTGCTCGTCCTCTGGTCGCCGGCGCTGCTTGCCGTGGACCATGTCCATTTCCAGTACAACGGGTTTCTGATGGGGCTGCTGCTGCTTTCTCTGCACTTTCTTGAGCAGGGGAAGGATCTTGCCGGGGGAGTTGTGTTTGCTGCATTGCTCTGCTCCAAGCACCTGTTTCTCGTGGCTGCTCCGGTGTATTTCGTGTACTTGTTCCGGCATTATTGCTGTGGCCGGGGTGTGGTCAGAGGCCTCGGGAGGCTGGTTCTCATGGGTGCTGGAGTGCTTGCTGTTTTTGCCGGGGCATTCGCGCCCTTTGTGTACTACGGGCAG ATGCAACAACTCTTTAGCCGATTGTTTCCTTTTGGTCGGGGTCTATTCCATGCTTACTGGGCCCCAAACTTTTGGGTATTCTATATAATACTTGACAAGATCCTTGCATTCCTTCTTAGAAGACTAGGATTTGATATCGAGATGCCTGAAGGATCATTTACCAGGGGGCTTGTTGGTGATTCATCTCCTTTTTCTGTTCTTCCAAAG GTCACCCCAATGACTACCTTCTTATTGGTTATACTTGCTATGACTCCTTGTCTTGTGAAAGCATTCACCAACCCCCAACCAAAACACATAATTAGATGGGTGGCATATGCTTGTTCCTGTGGGTTTATGTTTGGATGGCATGTGCACGAGAAGGCATCACTTCATTTCACTATCCCACTTGCCCTAATTGCCATGGACAGCTTGGACGATGTCAGGCATTACTTTTTGTTGTCAATAG TTTCGTGTTACTCCCTATTCCCATTGTTGTTTGAGAACCAAGAATACCCTATAAAGGTGCTGCTGCTGTTGACCTATGGTGCCCTCATGTGGGtaggtttttcatcccattttgtTGCAAACTCTGCTTGGGAAGGGAAGAAAGTAAACGGATCAGGCAACCTAGTGAAGAAAAAATTCACTGGATGGATCAGTTTGGGATATCTTTCAGGAATGTTTGCTATAGAATTATGGTCTCGAGTATTTCATCACCATGTGTTTGGCGATAGACTTCCTTTCCTGCCTCTCATGATGGTTTCAGTCTACTGTGGCATTGGAATGATGTACTCATGGATGTGGCAGCTCTCATGGATTGTCAGGCACACTTGA